A window of Pirellula sp. SH-Sr6A contains these coding sequences:
- the fliW gene encoding flagellar assembly protein FliW, producing the protein MQIQSSRFGKIEINHSDMLLMPHGLVGFETCRHWILLSTDDDSQVAWLQSVALANVALPVVSPRRYLPDYKAHVHKRDLAVLNLHSDDLLYFLCVVSKNGNNLTANLKSPILLNATRHVAIQATVTDNQPLAFPLGLIEVQATKRAA; encoded by the coding sequence ATGCAAATCCAATCGTCACGTTTCGGAAAGATTGAAATCAATCACTCGGACATGTTGCTGATGCCGCATGGTCTGGTCGGATTCGAGACTTGTCGGCATTGGATTCTCCTGTCGACGGACGACGACAGCCAAGTGGCTTGGCTGCAGTCGGTGGCGCTCGCGAATGTCGCTCTTCCGGTAGTTAGCCCTCGCCGATACTTGCCCGACTACAAGGCGCATGTCCACAAGCGGGATCTCGCTGTTCTCAATCTCCACTCGGATGATCTGCTCTACTTCCTATGTGTGGTAAGCAAGAATGGCAATAATCTCACCGCCAATCTCAAAAGCCCGATTCTGCTGAACGCCACTCGGCACGTGGCCATTCAAGCCACCGTAACCGACAATCAACCGCTCGCCTTCCCGCTGGGACTTATCGAGGTCCAGGCCACCAAGCGGGCTGCTTAA
- a CDS encoding DUF1553 domain-containing protein, with product MKPRALRVALAWSRLASVFALALLGLSALSRADDTLRIHQDRIELRSRDSRVQLLVDRSLATGEKVDATRDVQWDVAPAELGKIDATGLIVPQQSGNGTITARSADGASHSIPITVAFPDEEPLINFANQVVPIFTKYGCNGGGCHGKMAGQNGFRLSLLGFEPREDFEHLVRESRGRRLFPASPDASLLLQKSVGTVPHGGGQRMEMDSHEYRILRRWISQAMPYGDENEKKVASIEVIPAASRLQRGASQQLSVIATYVDGQKEDISRTVQYESNNLDMAEVSATGLVQLRDMAGEVSVMARYQGKVAVFRASIPLGTAIDRWPEERNSLDSAVFAKLRALGIPPSEPCDDATFLRRVTLDIAGRLPTLHEIRSSQGAPREQIVDRLLESDDYAYHFAGKWSAILRNRHTGEDTRYGAFAFHDWLVDSFRSNKPYSQFVRELLTASGSPQVDPAVIWYRQVNNTESRIEDAAQLFLGQRMQCARCHHHPYEKWGQQDYFQMAAFFSKVERRDGLSPQEPRFVSRLGDVAAKHPKSGQALPASGLDAPPLQLPPDADPREAFADWMTEKDNPFFAKSVANRYWKHFFGRALIEPEDDLRVTNPPSNPELMDALANELIQSKFDLKHLIRTICNSSTYQLSENANAENLRDSNCYSRYYPKRLPAELLLDAIDDVTASRSGFEGMPAGTRAIQLPDTSFQSYFLTVFGRPESATSCECERTTASNLAQSLHLMNSKEMHTKLSAAGNRLSIWSEIPPPNEAKSPAEVIREKGLANISELYLLALSREPTPSEQTAALEYLLGRQDRLREAYEDLTWSVLNSKEFLFNH from the coding sequence ATGAAACCTCGAGCCCTCCGGGTTGCCTTGGCTTGGTCTCGCCTCGCAAGCGTTTTCGCCTTGGCACTGCTCGGTTTGTCCGCGTTATCGCGAGCGGACGACACGCTGCGCATCCACCAGGATCGGATCGAGCTCCGGAGCCGCGATTCCCGCGTCCAGCTTTTGGTGGACAGAAGCTTGGCAACAGGAGAAAAGGTCGATGCGACGCGGGATGTCCAATGGGACGTCGCCCCGGCCGAACTGGGGAAAATCGACGCTACCGGGTTGATCGTTCCGCAACAATCCGGCAATGGAACCATCACGGCGCGATCCGCCGATGGAGCCTCGCATTCGATTCCGATTACCGTGGCTTTTCCCGATGAAGAGCCATTGATCAATTTCGCGAATCAAGTTGTACCGATCTTTACCAAGTACGGTTGTAATGGTGGTGGATGCCACGGAAAGATGGCGGGGCAAAATGGTTTCCGACTGTCGCTCTTGGGGTTTGAGCCTCGCGAAGACTTCGAGCATTTGGTTCGGGAGTCGCGAGGAAGGCGTTTGTTTCCTGCTTCCCCCGATGCCAGTCTGTTGCTGCAAAAATCGGTAGGGACTGTTCCGCATGGGGGCGGGCAGAGGATGGAAATGGATTCGCACGAGTACCGCATCTTGAGGCGATGGATCTCGCAGGCGATGCCCTACGGCGATGAAAACGAGAAGAAGGTCGCGTCGATCGAAGTCATTCCTGCAGCGAGCAGGTTGCAGCGAGGTGCGAGTCAGCAGCTATCGGTGATCGCAACCTATGTGGATGGACAAAAAGAAGACATCTCGCGGACCGTTCAATACGAGTCGAATAATTTGGATATGGCAGAGGTATCCGCAACCGGGTTAGTGCAGCTCCGCGACATGGCAGGCGAGGTATCCGTCATGGCCCGGTACCAGGGCAAGGTGGCCGTGTTTCGGGCTAGTATTCCTCTGGGAACTGCCATCGATCGCTGGCCGGAAGAAAGAAACTCGCTCGATAGCGCCGTATTTGCCAAGTTGCGAGCGCTCGGGATTCCTCCGTCTGAACCGTGCGATGATGCGACGTTTTTGCGCCGAGTAACCCTCGATATTGCTGGCCGATTGCCAACCTTGCACGAGATACGATCGAGCCAGGGAGCGCCTCGCGAGCAGATTGTCGATCGGCTCCTGGAGAGTGACGACTATGCGTATCATTTCGCCGGCAAATGGTCCGCGATCCTGCGGAATCGACATACGGGCGAGGATACTCGTTATGGGGCATTCGCGTTCCACGATTGGCTAGTGGATAGTTTCCGATCCAACAAACCATACAGTCAATTCGTGCGTGAGCTTCTCACGGCTTCGGGGTCACCGCAGGTCGATCCGGCTGTGATTTGGTATCGGCAAGTCAACAATACCGAGTCTCGCATCGAAGATGCCGCACAGCTCTTTTTGGGGCAGCGGATGCAATGCGCCCGTTGCCATCACCATCCCTATGAAAAATGGGGCCAGCAAGACTACTTTCAGATGGCTGCCTTCTTCTCGAAAGTCGAGCGGCGTGACGGGTTGAGCCCGCAAGAGCCTCGCTTCGTATCCAGACTGGGAGATGTAGCGGCCAAACATCCGAAGTCGGGGCAGGCTTTGCCGGCGTCAGGCCTCGACGCACCTCCGCTGCAATTGCCACCCGACGCGGACCCGCGGGAGGCATTCGCCGATTGGATGACCGAAAAGGACAACCCGTTCTTCGCGAAATCGGTGGCGAATCGATACTGGAAACATTTTTTCGGACGGGCACTGATAGAACCGGAAGATGACTTGCGCGTTACGAATCCACCGTCGAATCCGGAACTGATGGACGCGCTCGCGAACGAATTGATCCAGTCGAAATTCGATCTGAAACATTTGATTCGGACCATTTGCAACTCGAGCACCTACCAGCTCAGTGAAAATGCCAATGCAGAAAATCTTCGCGACTCGAATTGCTACTCGCGTTATTACCCCAAGCGTTTGCCGGCTGAATTGCTTCTCGATGCGATCGACGATGTGACAGCGAGCCGTTCCGGGTTCGAAGGAATGCCGGCCGGTACGAGGGCCATCCAGCTTCCCGATACTTCCTTTCAGTCGTATTTCTTGACTGTGTTCGGCCGCCCAGAATCGGCCACTTCCTGCGAATGCGAGCGGACGACTGCGTCGAACTTGGCTCAAAGTCTCCATTTGATGAATTCCAAAGAGATGCATACCAAGCTCTCTGCGGCGGGAAATCGATTATCGATTTGGTCTGAGATCCCTCCTCCGAACGAGGCAAAATCACCAGCCGAGGTAATCCGCGAAAAGGGTCTGGCGAACATCTCCGAACTCTACTTGCTCGCGTTGTCTCGTGAGCCGACTCCTTCCGAACAAACCGCTGCACTGGAGTATTTGCTTGGCCGGCAAGACCGATTGCGGGAGGCGTACGAAGATTTGACTTGGAGCGTATTGAACAGCAAAGAGTTTTTGTTCAATCACTAG
- a CDS encoding M14 family zinc carboxypeptidase, with amino-acid sequence MRRWKALGAVVGVAWAVMGGDAKPYALMGQELGGQGATVAVAAQEKITYVDALFENASPLWYEQDEKGTLQIHLLYDHERDSPNRAAGHIHFRVHGKAGATVRTEFNNLENVWNGQPGSVARELLSLVISEDGKEWESLSLEPTGDGRVFGLIPLRGGAIYVARVEPYRLSDCDRLLEKLRKTPGVSIETIGKTVEGRPLEVVQIGALSAPYRVFLRARAHPWEAGGNWVVEGLVERLLQGDEEAKRILEKVSFAILPMANKDGVARGRTRFNSRGKDLNREWGNPADPVLSPENQALESWLQREIDRGDRPDLAIELHNDGNGKLHISRPPDGDQTRYLTRMELLESLLRRYTWFTEGSTQPSFRNPGTLGEGWHTRFGVDAVVHEFNCNIIAGLHERPLAKHWRAYGYQLPLVFQNYFDKRP; translated from the coding sequence ATGAGAAGATGGAAGGCATTGGGGGCGGTTGTGGGCGTGGCATGGGCTGTCATGGGAGGGGACGCGAAACCGTACGCGTTGATGGGGCAGGAGTTGGGGGGACAGGGGGCGACGGTCGCGGTCGCGGCCCAAGAGAAGATCACTTACGTCGATGCCCTTTTCGAGAACGCGTCGCCGCTTTGGTACGAGCAGGATGAAAAGGGGACTCTTCAGATCCATTTGCTCTACGACCACGAACGGGACTCGCCGAATCGAGCCGCGGGGCATATTCACTTTCGAGTCCATGGAAAAGCAGGGGCAACCGTTCGGACGGAGTTCAACAATCTGGAGAATGTCTGGAATGGACAACCCGGTTCGGTGGCTCGCGAGTTGTTGAGCTTGGTCATATCGGAGGATGGAAAAGAGTGGGAATCCTTGTCCCTCGAGCCGACCGGGGATGGTCGTGTGTTCGGATTGATTCCTCTTCGCGGGGGGGCGATCTACGTGGCCCGGGTCGAGCCGTATCGGCTTTCCGATTGCGATAGGCTTCTAGAAAAGCTCCGAAAAACTCCCGGTGTATCCATCGAAACGATTGGGAAGACAGTGGAGGGACGGCCTCTCGAAGTCGTGCAAATCGGCGCTCTTTCCGCACCCTATCGCGTGTTCCTCCGCGCTCGCGCGCATCCGTGGGAGGCGGGTGGGAATTGGGTCGTTGAGGGACTGGTTGAGCGATTGCTTCAAGGGGATGAGGAAGCCAAGCGGATTTTGGAGAAGGTCTCCTTTGCTATCCTCCCTATGGCGAACAAAGATGGGGTAGCTCGGGGGCGAACCCGCTTCAACTCTCGCGGGAAGGATTTGAATCGAGAATGGGGCAATCCCGCCGATCCCGTTCTGTCCCCTGAAAATCAAGCGTTGGAGAGCTGGCTGCAGCGAGAGATTGATCGTGGGGATCGTCCAGATCTCGCAATCGAGCTGCACAATGATGGGAACGGCAAACTCCATATCAGCCGTCCTCCGGATGGGGATCAAACGCGGTACCTCACGCGAATGGAACTTCTCGAATCGCTGCTTCGGCGATACACCTGGTTCACCGAAGGCTCGACCCAGCCCTCGTTCCGCAATCCGGGAACGCTGGGGGAAGGTTGGCATACGCGGTTTGGAGTCGATGCCGTGGTTCATGAATTCAACTGCAACATCATCGCAGGTTTGCATGAGCGACCGCTGGCGAAGCACTGGCGAGCGTATGGTTACCAGTTGCCACTTGTCTTTCAGAATTACTTCGACAAACGACCTTAA
- a CDS encoding Dabb family protein, producing MQSRTQAPWLVTLLSLLFLAAFASALPLTLAQEKSNRMLRHVVLFKFKETSSKEDVQKVVDAFRSLKKSIPEVAAFEYGTDNSPEGLANGFTHCFLVTFKSEKDRDAYLPHPKHKEFVEVLKPHLDKVQVIDYWAQD from the coding sequence ATGCAATCGCGCACCCAAGCTCCCTGGCTGGTCACGCTCCTATCGCTGCTTTTCCTAGCCGCTTTCGCTTCGGCCCTGCCCCTTACTCTCGCGCAAGAAAAGTCGAATCGCATGCTGCGTCACGTCGTCCTATTCAAGTTCAAAGAGACGAGCAGCAAAGAAGATGTTCAGAAAGTCGTTGACGCATTTCGTTCGCTCAAGAAATCGATCCCTGAAGTGGCGGCGTTCGAGTATGGAACCGACAACAGCCCCGAAGGCCTCGCCAATGGTTTCACCCACTGCTTCCTCGTGACCTTCAAAAGCGAGAAAGATCGCGACGCCTATCTCCCGCATCCCAAACACAAAGAGTTCGTAGAAGTTCTCAAGCCACACTTGGACAAAGTGCAGGTCATCGACTACTGGGCCCAAGACTAA
- a CDS encoding DUF1501 domain-containing protein, which yields MLDFLGRPTSLCSGLSRRSFLSIGSLGFGMGGFSLANLLRADEQAGRKSSHKGLINIFLGGGPPHQDMWEIKTEAPAEIRGEFSPIATNVPGIQICEVFPKIAARMDRSVVIRSVVGCKDRHESHQCMSGWFPDDLRSLGGRPSIGSAVSKLHGPVDAAVPPFVGLAQKTQHMPWSNSGEAGFLGAAYSAFKPDGPGMENMKLNSISMDRLQDRRRLLTSLDTMRRDIDTSGIMSGMDAFEQRALDVLTSSKLLDALDLTKEDPKTLERYGDGKPYKYQYDGAPTCNDHLLLARRLIEAGVRVVSLSFGRWDSHGKNFDLVRDHGSKLDQCLSALIDDLHDRGMLDDVTVVVWGEFGRTPKINNEGGRDHWAQVSSAFLAGGGMRTGQAIGATNRLGEYAALRPVHMQEIIATLYHNLGINTAATTIADPTGRPQFLVDHDPIKELI from the coding sequence ATGCTTGACTTTCTAGGTCGTCCGACGTCGTTATGCAGTGGTCTTTCTCGCCGCAGCTTCCTTTCGATTGGCAGTTTGGGCTTTGGTATGGGAGGCTTCTCACTGGCCAACCTGCTCCGAGCCGATGAGCAAGCGGGGCGAAAGAGTTCTCATAAGGGACTGATCAACATCTTTTTGGGTGGAGGTCCTCCCCATCAAGATATGTGGGAGATCAAGACCGAAGCTCCAGCTGAAATCCGCGGGGAGTTCAGCCCGATTGCGACCAACGTTCCAGGCATCCAGATTTGCGAAGTCTTTCCGAAAATCGCTGCGCGCATGGACAGGTCGGTGGTGATCCGATCGGTCGTCGGGTGCAAAGATCGCCATGAGTCCCATCAATGCATGAGCGGATGGTTTCCCGATGATCTCAGATCGCTCGGTGGCCGGCCCTCCATCGGCTCCGCCGTCTCCAAATTGCACGGACCGGTCGATGCGGCTGTTCCTCCTTTTGTGGGATTGGCCCAAAAGACTCAGCACATGCCTTGGTCCAACTCCGGTGAAGCCGGATTTCTCGGCGCTGCATATAGCGCGTTCAAGCCGGATGGCCCCGGTATGGAGAACATGAAGCTCAACAGCATTTCGATGGATCGATTGCAAGATCGCCGCCGGCTGCTGACAAGCTTGGACACGATGCGACGCGACATCGACACCAGCGGCATCATGTCCGGGATGGACGCATTTGAACAAAGGGCTCTGGACGTCCTCACCAGCAGCAAATTGCTCGATGCCTTGGATCTGACGAAAGAAGATCCCAAAACATTGGAGCGTTACGGCGATGGAAAGCCTTATAAATACCAGTACGATGGTGCACCGACTTGCAATGATCACTTGTTGCTCGCTCGGCGTCTCATCGAAGCCGGGGTGCGAGTCGTTAGTTTGAGTTTTGGTCGCTGGGACTCGCACGGCAAGAATTTTGATTTGGTTCGCGACCATGGTAGCAAGCTTGATCAATGTTTGAGTGCGCTGATCGACGATCTGCACGACCGCGGAATGTTGGACGATGTCACCGTGGTGGTATGGGGTGAATTCGGACGGACTCCCAAGATCAACAACGAGGGTGGACGCGATCACTGGGCACAGGTCAGCAGTGCGTTTTTAGCGGGGGGAGGCATGCGAACCGGGCAAGCGATCGGGGCAACCAATCGGCTTGGGGAATACGCGGCCCTCCGTCCTGTCCATATGCAGGAGATCATCGCGACCCTCTACCACAATTTGGGCATCAATACGGCAGCTACCACCATCGCGGATCCGACAGGACGCCCCCAATTCTTGGTGGACCATGACCCGATCAAAGAATTGATTTAG
- the folK gene encoding 2-amino-4-hydroxy-6-hydroxymethyldihydropteridine diphosphokinase encodes MPRTLISLGANLGNVAETISYAQQLLREAFPAGDLRFSSLFRTPPVGGPSGQGDFINCVLALRSDHDVWTVWDAIKGIEAQLGRHRLQRWEARRIDIDILLHDDLRIWTPHFKVPHPRMCMRSFILTPAKQIAADWVDPVSGWTLATLSDHLAFPGPIVIATPSSELELELKEELRRTDDLHDLEWVCCPKPEDLLRLDPMPQAKLWIAAVSTPEPETILWEDYSRPWALQLGLATDDFLGGSESLLSGPRYLLPANHRTWAAHEILAARQAMCCPVEPICGQD; translated from the coding sequence ATGCCTCGAACACTGATCAGCTTGGGAGCGAACTTAGGAAATGTAGCCGAGACCATTTCTTACGCTCAGCAGTTGCTTCGAGAAGCGTTTCCAGCGGGCGATCTACGGTTCTCGAGTCTTTTTCGGACGCCGCCAGTTGGGGGACCGTCCGGCCAAGGGGATTTCATCAACTGCGTTCTGGCATTGCGATCCGATCATGACGTTTGGACGGTCTGGGATGCAATCAAGGGGATCGAAGCGCAGCTGGGGCGGCATCGATTGCAACGTTGGGAAGCCAGACGGATTGATATCGATATCTTGTTACACGATGATCTGCGGATTTGGACTCCCCATTTCAAAGTCCCTCATCCTCGGATGTGCATGCGTTCGTTCATTCTCACCCCTGCGAAGCAAATCGCTGCGGATTGGGTGGACCCCGTTTCTGGCTGGACTTTGGCGACCCTCTCTGACCATTTAGCATTCCCCGGACCGATCGTGATCGCGACGCCGTCGTCTGAGTTGGAGCTGGAGCTCAAGGAAGAACTGCGGCGCACCGACGATCTGCACGATTTGGAATGGGTCTGCTGTCCCAAGCCAGAGGATTTGTTGCGATTGGATCCGATGCCCCAAGCGAAGCTTTGGATCGCCGCCGTCTCGACCCCGGAGCCGGAGACGATCCTTTGGGAGGATTACTCGAGGCCTTGGGCTCTACAGCTGGGGCTGGCGACCGATGACTTCTTAGGGGGTAGCGAATCGTTGCTGAGCGGCCCCCGCTATTTATTGCCTGCGAACCATCGAACTTGGGCAGCACATGAAATCCTGGCCGCCAGGCAGGCGATGTGCTGCCCGGTCGAGCCAATTTGTGGTCAAGATTAA
- the prfB gene encoding peptide chain release factor 2 (programmed frameshift): MSDSNLSKRIEDIRVRLAPLRDGLDYAGKLQEIALLEETMVRPDFWDQSDKAQQVVQKLKSLKGVVEPLKHAIHACNDLAELVEMLEEDPGAEEEVTSELQQLESSVEQLELQALLNGPNDSCGAILSVHAREGGLDANDWAEMLLGMYAAWAQQNGYSAEIVDRSDNEGAGITQATIIIRGPFAYGYLKGEEGIHRLVRISPYNAEGKRQTSFAAVDVSPEIEDSVEVEIDEKDVREDVFRASGAGGQHVNKTSSAIRLTHMPTGIVVQCQNDRSQHKNRSQAWKMLRARLARIEEEKREAEMAAKYQNKTVTGFGSQIRNYFLHPDQRVKDSRTGFQMGSFHAVLGGDIQGFLEAFLKYRMVNATES, encoded by the exons ATGAGTGACAGCAATCTTTCGAAACGGATCGAAGACATCCGCGTGAGGCTCGCCCCGCTGCGAGACGGTCTT GACTACGCTGGGAAACTGCAGGAGATTGCCTTGCTCGAGGAAACGATGGTCCGGCCCGACTTCTGGGATCAGTCAGACAAGGCTCAGCAAGTCGTTCAGAAACTGAAATCGCTCAAAGGAGTTGTCGAACCTCTCAAACATGCCATCCATGCCTGCAATGATCTTGCAGAACTGGTGGAAATGCTGGAGGAAGACCCCGGCGCCGAGGAAGAAGTAACGTCGGAACTGCAGCAGCTCGAGAGCTCGGTGGAACAATTGGAACTGCAGGCGTTGCTCAACGGACCGAACGATAGCTGCGGCGCGATTCTCTCGGTCCATGCGAGAGAAGGGGGTCTCGACGCGAACGACTGGGCTGAAATGCTACTCGGCATGTACGCTGCTTGGGCGCAGCAAAACGGCTATAGCGCCGAAATTGTCGATCGCTCCGACAACGAAGGGGCCGGAATCACGCAAGCCACCATCATTATCCGAGGTCCCTTTGCCTACGGATACCTCAAGGGCGAAGAGGGGATCCATCGGCTCGTCCGAATCAGTCCTTACAACGCGGAAGGCAAACGGCAGACCAGTTTCGCAGCGGTCGACGTTTCCCCCGAAATCGAGGACAGCGTCGAGGTGGAAATCGACGAAAAAGATGTGCGCGAGGACGTGTTCCGCGCCTCGGGTGCCGGCGGCCAGCACGTCAACAAAACCAGCTCGGCGATTCGATTGACCCACATGCCCACCGGTATTGTGGTCCAGTGCCAGAACGACCGGAGCCAACACAAAAACCGCTCGCAGGCTTGGAAGATGCTCCGCGCTCGGTTAGCGCGGATCGAAGAAGAAAAGCGAGAGGCCGAAATGGCGGCCAAATACCAAAACAAAACGGTCACCGGCTTCGGTTCACAGATCCGCAACTACTTCCTGCACCCCGACCAGCGGGTGAAGGATTCACGAACCGGTTTTCAAATGGGAAGCTTCCACGCCGTCCTCGGTGGCGACATCCAAGGCTTCTTAGAAGCTTTCCTCAAATACCGCATGGTAAACGCGACTGAGTCCTAA